The following proteins come from a genomic window of Lolium rigidum isolate FL_2022 chromosome 5, APGP_CSIRO_Lrig_0.1, whole genome shotgun sequence:
- the LOC124651121 gene encoding zinc finger protein 1-like, which produces MAVEAVLEEAAMIQSPQSKKMEASSSSDEAFEALQQHTEGWSKKKRSRRPRALEPSEEEYLAFCLVMLARGHRDAAPEHGCSVCGKAFASYQALGGHKASHRKPPTAPAAAAASAVPEEDKPRAAASSSSGSGDAAGGGKVHECNVCQKTFPTGQALGGHKRCHYDGTIGSAAAPTVKAAKAAAAASAPTATNRGFDLNVPALPGLAEEGDEVLSPVSFKKPRLMITA; this is translated from the coding sequence ATGGCCGTGGAGGCGGTTCTCGAAGAGGCGGCGATGATACAGTCGCCGCAGAGCAAGAAGATGGAGGCATCTAGTAGCAGCGACGAGGCGTTCGAGGCGTTACAGCAGCACACGGAGGGGTGGTCGAAGAAGAAGCGCTCGAGGCGGCCACGGGCGCTCGAGCCCAGCGAGGAGGAGTACCTCGCGTTCTGCCTCGTCATGCTGGCGCGCGGCCACCGCGACGCCGCGCCGGAGCACGGGTGCTCCGTCTGCGGCAAGGCGTTCGCGTCCTACCAGGCGCTCGGCGGCCACAAGGCCAGCCACCGGAAGCCACCCACAGCTCCAGCCGCGGCGGCAGCAAGCGCCGTCCCCGAGGAGGACAAGCCACGGGCGGCTGCCTCGTCCTCGTCTGGGTCCGGCGATGCCGCTGGCGGCGGCAAGGTCCACGAGTGCAACGTGTGCCAGAAGACGTTCCCTACTGGGCAGGCGCTGGGCGGCCACAAGCGGTGCCACTACGACGGCACCATCGGCAGCGCCGCCGCGCCCACggtgaaggctgccaaggccgccgccgcggcgagcGCGCCGACGGCGACGAACCGGGGGTTCGACCTGAACGTGCCGGCGCTGCCGGGACTcgcggaggagggggacgaggtgCTCAGCCCGGTCTCCTTCAAGAAGCCGAGGCTCATGATCACCGCGTGA